Proteins from a genomic interval of Criblamydia sequanensis CRIB-18:
- a CDS encoding fatty acid desaturase family protein, with protein sequence MTLNLTTENERLESKPAKISFQKYKEEDFFPVVKERVESYFNRFDISQKGDSLLYIKVFFIALLYLGSYFSLLFGHLGLAGIMLAYSLIGISKGLLGFNIIHDALHGAFFRSPKANRFIGYWFDFNGTSSYIWKITHNVMHHTFTNIPGHDYDIDKATLLRLSPRDELLWFHRYQHIYSPILYSLICLNWVLYSDYLWFFKSLKTKTVSLKEAALFFSLKALNLFFFLILPLLILENPFWQIIIGYVCMHIAAGFMISIVFQLGHIVEGVVYLSPDEEGKMANNWAKHELLTTSNFATNNRLLTAAIGGLNFQIEHHLFPYISHIHYREISKIVRQTAEEFNIPYNEVGTFREAIQSHFRTLKKLGSGKI encoded by the coding sequence ATGACTCTTAATTTAACGACTGAAAATGAGAGACTTGAATCAAAACCTGCCAAGATCTCTTTCCAAAAATATAAAGAAGAAGATTTCTTTCCCGTTGTCAAAGAAAGGGTTGAAAGTTACTTTAACCGCTTTGACATTTCGCAAAAAGGAGACTCTCTTCTCTATATAAAAGTGTTCTTTATCGCTTTGCTTTATTTAGGTTCTTACTTCTCTCTTTTGTTTGGGCACTTGGGTTTAGCCGGCATAATGCTTGCCTATTCTCTAATTGGGATCTCCAAAGGGCTTCTTGGCTTTAATATTATCCATGATGCTCTTCATGGAGCTTTTTTTAGAAGCCCGAAGGCCAATCGCTTTATCGGATACTGGTTTGATTTTAACGGCACGAGTTCCTATATCTGGAAAATCACCCATAACGTAATGCATCATACTTTTACAAACATTCCAGGTCATGATTATGATATTGATAAAGCGACCCTTCTAAGACTCTCTCCGCGTGATGAACTTTTATGGTTCCACCGCTATCAACACATTTATAGTCCTATTCTTTACTCGCTTATCTGTCTTAACTGGGTTCTTTATTCAGATTATCTTTGGTTTTTTAAAAGCCTCAAAACAAAAACTGTTTCTTTGAAAGAAGCGGCTCTTTTCTTTAGCTTAAAGGCCCTAAATTTATTTTTCTTTCTTATTTTGCCGCTGCTTATTTTAGAAAATCCCTTCTGGCAAATCATAATTGGGTATGTCTGCATGCATATTGCGGCGGGGTTTATGATTTCAATTGTTTTTCAGCTAGGTCATATCGTAGAGGGAGTCGTTTATTTATCACCCGATGAAGAAGGAAAAATGGCTAATAACTGGGCAAAGCATGAGCTTTTAACCACTTCTAATTTTGCGACCAACAATCGATTATTAACAGCCGCCATCGGCGGGCTTAATTTTCAGATAGAACACCATTTATTCCCCTATATCAGCCATATTCACTATCGTGAAATTAGTAAAATTGTTCGTCAAACGGCTGAAGAATTCAATATCCCCTATAACGAAGTTGGAACGTTTAGAGAAGCTATTCAATCTCACTTTAGGACACTTAAAAAACTGGGGTCGGGTAAAATCTAG